One genomic region from Ptychodera flava strain L36383 chromosome 5, AS_Pfla_20210202, whole genome shotgun sequence encodes:
- the LOC139133366 gene encoding calmodulin-beta-like, with the protein MGCSSSRNTTGQEQGIKTVSEDEIYEAFMQFDTNGDGYITPDELRHVVKQIGKKMSERRMEDMIRRADIDGDGRVNYREFVRIMQSDRKERKDQKMYDAFQEFDEDGDGFISRDELRHATWSLGFKMTEEELTQMIARVDQDGDGRVNYNEFTKMMKGSFR; encoded by the exons ATGGGATGCTCGTCCAGCAGAAATACAACAGGTCAAG AACAAGGAATCAAGACTGTCTCCGAAGACGAAATTTATGAAGCATTCATGCAGTTCGACACGAATGGCGACGGATACATCACGCCGGATGAACTCCGACACGTCGTCAAGCAGATCGGCAAGAAGATGTCAGAGCGACGAATGGAGGACATGATAAGGCGCGCGGATATCGACGGCGACGGGCGGGTGAATTATCGCGAATTTGTGCGAATAATGCAGTCCGACCGAAAAGAACGCAAAG ATCAGAAGATGTACGATGCCTTTCAAGAGTTTGACGAGGACGGCGACGGATTCATCAGCCGAGACGAGCTCCGTCACGCCACCTGGTCGCTGGGTTTCAAAATGACGGAGGAGGAACTGACGCAGATGATCGCCCGCGTCGACCAAGATGGCGACGGCCGGGTGAACTATAACGAATTCACGAAAATGATGAAAGGTTCCTTCCGGTAA